In the Deinococcus reticulitermitis genome, one interval contains:
- a CDS encoding NUDIX hydrolase has protein sequence MAEDQLKAQAQGTGQRRRRRRRGSAPAPTPRPGQVTSATSVPVPATPKKRGQKRAAGEPRIGVGCIVLRGDEILLVRERGRWSLPKGGLEVGELVQDGARRETFEETGLVVELRDLAFIVEFQAQTWGHHLQFFYTGREVGGTLQPRDPDRDVQEARFVPIRQLREFIRFRPRLVALETWLRERRPRHFVFNLDREPAMLRKRRRVGEDGVVVPIPEPEGDGEPDL, from the coding sequence ATGGCGGAAGATCAACTCAAAGCCCAGGCCCAGGGCACGGGTCAGCGCCGCCGTCGCCGCCGCCGGGGGAGTGCGCCGGCCCCCACACCGCGCCCCGGGCAGGTGACGAGCGCGACGAGCGTGCCGGTGCCGGCGACCCCCAAGAAACGCGGCCAGAAACGTGCGGCGGGCGAGCCCCGCATCGGGGTGGGCTGCATCGTGCTGCGCGGCGACGAGATCCTGCTGGTGCGCGAGCGTGGGCGCTGGTCCCTGCCCAAAGGTGGTCTCGAGGTCGGTGAGCTCGTGCAGGACGGGGCGAGGCGCGAGACCTTCGAGGAAACCGGGCTGGTCGTGGAGCTGCGCGACCTGGCGTTTATCGTCGAGTTTCAGGCGCAGACCTGGGGGCATCACCTCCAGTTCTTTTACACCGGGCGCGAGGTGGGCGGCACCTTGCAGCCGCGCGACCCCGACCGCGACGTGCAGGAGGCGCGTTTCGTGCCGATCCGGCAGCTGCGCGAGTTCATCCGCTTCCGCCCGCGGCTTGTCGCGCTCGAAACCTGGCTGCGCGAGCGCCGGCCCCGGCACTTCGTCTTCAACCTCGACCGCGAGCCCGCCATGCTCCGCAAGCGCCGCCGCGTCGGGGAAGACGGCGTGGTCGTGCCGATCCCCGAGCCTGAGGGCGACGGCGAGCCCGACTTGTAG
- the dnaB gene encoding replicative DNA helicase yields the protein MESTPRVPPHSNDAEISVLGSVLLDNDTLAALGDTVTPEMFYREGHRRIFAAMRSLQEHREPVDLVTLTEHLRVSGELDNVGGIAYLIGLSEQVPTAAYAEHYARIVQEKHTLRQLISASGKAMQLAYEQQLPLEDLLDKAEKMIFEVAEQKKKGEAYQAMNEVVSDTFEYITLLHANKGIPDGVSSGFKDLDEQISGLQKGSLNVLAARPSMGKCVSADTLIDVPGTGERLTVEEFVRQRRPTVLSVSATGEVRETRVGAWIDSGIKPVRRVTTRTGRVVETTPHHPFLGVDGWTPLYDLRVGDRIAVPRAVPVFGARDALSPERVRLLAYLLAEGGLTQTSPRWTNADPELVEDFRACLATEFPEVEMARSERTGIDYRLSRRCAPGERKDRPNPLTEWLRELGVWGKHADAKGVPAVVWTLTKPALASFLRVLLSCDGTIYALGGKARIEFTVASGALARDVHHALVRLGIVSKLWQKTERSWRVEITEGRSVAEYQTRVGWLGEKARRQIPVSAGTRSNVGHPPAGAWADVRRAAGMRGLSLTALARAAGEKTAGGFNAHTARGLPQIRAARYAAVLDDAHLALLGSDELYWDDIVSIEDVGEKQVYDLSVPGDANFVAADLCLHNTAFALSIAQNVALRGEKTVAVFSLEMPAVQLALRMLCAEARVDMNRIRSGHLGERDFERLAHAAGRLAEAPMVIDDEPDLTLNGLRSKLRRIAAQKGQLGLVVVDYLQLMSGGKSAGGSDNRQQEISMISRGLKGLARELEVPIIVLSQLSRAVESRPNHRPMLSDLRECVTGDTLVTLADGRRLPIRDLVGEAPQVLAMREDGKVVPAQSDLVWEVGQRPVLELVTRSGRRLRATEGHRVYRLGGWTTLGEVQPGDRLALARRVPEPQAAEAGEWTEDRVALLAHLIGDGSFLTGQPLRYTTASEENSALVTPAARDLGSTVSRHAGRGHWHGLVISGNGNRWHPAGVGAWLKGLGIFGQRSADKRVPEAIFGLPSDLVAIFLRHLWATDGCIHVRERGGSSRVYFASCSEGLARDVAALLLRFGIVARLRAVAQRTQPVWTVDVSGSEAQLAFLERIGTFGPRVEPGARLRALLESRSGNPNVDTLPREVWEQVRARMSQRGVTARAMAAARGTAYGGTSHFRFAPSRAVVADYAEQLDDPLLREWAQSDLYWDEVVSLTPAGEDTVYDLTVPGPASWLADGLVSHNSGAIEQDADIVMFIYRDEYYNKETDQQGIAEIIIGKQRNGPVGTVRLQFHSAHVRFNDLAPEGT from the coding sequence TTGGAATCTACGCCGCGCGTTCCTCCACATAGCAACGACGCTGAGATCAGCGTGCTGGGCAGCGTCTTGCTCGACAACGACACCCTCGCTGCCCTCGGTGACACCGTCACGCCCGAGATGTTTTACCGCGAAGGCCACCGCAGGATCTTCGCCGCCATGCGGAGCTTGCAGGAGCACCGCGAGCCGGTCGACCTCGTGACCCTCACGGAGCACCTGCGTGTGTCCGGCGAACTCGACAACGTGGGCGGAATCGCCTACCTGATCGGGCTGTCCGAACAGGTGCCGACCGCCGCCTACGCCGAGCACTATGCGCGCATCGTGCAGGAAAAGCACACCCTGCGGCAGCTCATCAGCGCGTCGGGCAAGGCGATGCAGCTCGCCTACGAGCAACAGCTCCCGCTCGAAGACCTGCTCGACAAGGCCGAAAAGATGATCTTCGAGGTCGCCGAGCAGAAGAAAAAGGGCGAGGCGTACCAGGCGATGAACGAGGTCGTCTCGGACACCTTCGAGTACATCACGCTGCTGCACGCCAACAAGGGCATCCCCGACGGCGTGAGCAGCGGCTTTAAAGACCTCGACGAGCAGATTTCGGGCTTGCAGAAAGGCAGCCTGAACGTGCTCGCGGCGCGGCCCTCGATGGGCAAATGCGTGAGCGCCGACACCCTGATCGACGTGCCGGGCACCGGCGAGCGCCTGACCGTGGAAGAGTTCGTGCGCCAGCGCCGGCCCACGGTGCTGAGCGTATCGGCGACGGGTGAGGTCCGGGAAACGCGGGTAGGTGCGTGGATCGACAGCGGAATTAAGCCCGTGCGCCGCGTGACCACCCGCACGGGCCGCGTGGTGGAGACGACGCCGCACCATCCATTCCTGGGCGTGGACGGCTGGACGCCGCTCTATGACCTCCGCGTGGGAGACCGAATCGCCGTGCCGCGCGCGGTGCCGGTGTTCGGGGCGCGGGACGCCCTCAGCCCGGAGCGGGTGCGGCTGCTCGCTTATCTGCTCGCCGAGGGTGGGCTTACCCAGACCAGCCCCCGCTGGACGAACGCCGATCCCGAACTCGTAGAGGATTTCCGCGCCTGCCTCGCCACCGAGTTCCCGGAAGTGGAGATGGCGCGGAGTGAGCGGACGGGCATCGATTACCGCCTCAGCCGCCGCTGCGCGCCGGGCGAGCGCAAAGACCGGCCCAACCCGCTGACCGAGTGGCTGCGTGAGCTGGGGGTCTGGGGCAAGCACGCGGACGCCAAGGGGGTTCCAGCGGTGGTCTGGACCCTCACGAAACCGGCCCTCGCCTCTTTCCTGCGCGTGCTCCTCAGCTGTGACGGCACGATCTATGCGCTGGGCGGCAAGGCGCGCATCGAATTCACGGTGGCGAGTGGGGCGCTGGCTCGCGACGTGCATCACGCCCTCGTGCGCCTGGGCATTGTGAGCAAGCTGTGGCAAAAGACCGAGCGCTCATGGCGAGTGGAGATCACCGAGGGGCGCAGCGTGGCCGAGTATCAGACGCGCGTCGGCTGGCTGGGCGAGAAGGCGCGGCGGCAGATTCCGGTAAGCGCCGGAACGCGCAGCAACGTGGGGCACCCGCCCGCTGGAGCCTGGGCAGACGTGCGCCGGGCGGCGGGAATGCGGGGCCTGAGCCTCACGGCCCTCGCGCGGGCGGCGGGCGAGAAGACGGCGGGGGGATTCAATGCGCATACCGCGCGCGGTCTGCCTCAGATCCGTGCGGCCCGTTACGCTGCCGTCCTCGACGACGCGCACCTCGCCCTGCTCGGCAGCGACGAGCTGTACTGGGACGACATCGTCTCGATTGAGGACGTGGGGGAAAAGCAGGTCTATGACCTCAGCGTGCCGGGAGACGCCAACTTCGTCGCCGCCGACCTCTGCCTGCACAACACGGCCTTCGCCCTCTCCATCGCCCAGAACGTCGCCCTGCGCGGCGAAAAGACGGTCGCGGTCTTCAGTCTGGAGATGCCTGCCGTGCAACTCGCGCTGCGGATGCTGTGCGCCGAGGCGCGGGTGGACATGAACCGCATCCGGAGTGGGCATCTCGGGGAGCGCGATTTCGAACGCCTCGCGCACGCGGCGGGCCGGCTGGCCGAAGCGCCGATGGTGATTGACGACGAACCCGACCTCACGCTCAATGGCCTCAGGAGCAAGCTGCGGCGGATCGCGGCGCAAAAGGGACAGCTCGGCCTCGTCGTGGTCGACTACCTGCAATTGATGTCAGGCGGCAAGAGCGCGGGCGGCTCAGACAACCGCCAGCAGGAAATCAGCATGATCTCGCGCGGCCTCAAGGGGCTGGCGCGCGAGCTCGAGGTGCCGATCATCGTGCTCTCGCAGCTCTCGCGCGCGGTGGAGAGCCGGCCCAACCACCGCCCCATGCTCTCGGACCTGAGAGAATGCGTGACGGGCGACACGCTGGTGACGCTCGCCGACGGGCGCCGGCTTCCTATCCGTGACCTCGTGGGCGAGGCCCCGCAGGTGCTGGCGATGCGCGAGGACGGCAAAGTCGTTCCCGCCCAGAGCGACCTCGTCTGGGAAGTCGGGCAGCGGCCCGTGCTCGAACTCGTCACCCGCTCGGGGCGGCGCCTGCGCGCGACCGAGGGGCACCGGGTCTACCGGCTCGGCGGTTGGACCACGCTGGGCGAGGTGCAGCCCGGCGACCGCCTCGCCCTGGCGCGGCGCGTGCCCGAGCCTCAGGCGGCAGAGGCAGGCGAGTGGACGGAAGACCGCGTGGCTCTGCTCGCGCACCTGATCGGAGACGGGAGCTTCCTGACCGGGCAGCCGCTGCGGTACACGACGGCGTCGGAGGAGAACAGCGCCCTGGTCACCCCCGCGGCGCGGGACCTCGGCTCGACGGTAAGCCGGCACGCGGGGCGCGGCCACTGGCACGGGCTCGTGATCTCGGGCAACGGCAACCGCTGGCACCCGGCGGGGGTAGGCGCGTGGCTCAAGGGGCTGGGCATCTTCGGGCAGCGCTCGGCAGACAAGCGGGTGCCGGAGGCGATCTTCGGGCTCCCGAGCGATCTGGTGGCCATCTTCCTGCGTCATCTCTGGGCCACCGACGGTTGTATCCACGTCCGCGAGCGCGGGGGGAGCAGCCGGGTGTACTTCGCGAGCTGTAGCGAGGGTCTGGCCCGCGACGTGGCGGCTTTGCTGCTGCGGTTCGGAATCGTGGCGCGGCTGCGGGCCGTGGCTCAGCGCACGCAGCCGGTCTGGACCGTGGATGTGAGCGGCAGCGAGGCGCAACTCGCCTTCCTGGAGCGGATCGGCACCTTCGGGCCGCGCGTGGAGCCCGGGGCGCGGCTGCGGGCGCTGCTGGAAAGCCGGAGCGGCAACCCGAACGTGGACACCCTGCCGCGCGAGGTCTGGGAGCAGGTACGCGCCCGGATGAGCCAACGCGGCGTCACGGCGCGGGCGATGGCGGCGGCGCGGGGCACGGCCTACGGCGGCACCTCGCACTTCCGCTTCGCGCCGTCGCGGGCGGTGGTGGCCGATTACGCCGAGCAGCTGGATGACCCCCTGCTGCGCGAGTGGGCGCAGAGCGACCTGTACTGGGACGAGGTGGTCAGCCTGACGCCCGCCGGGGAAGACACCGTCTACGACCTGACGGTGCCGGGTCCGGCTTCCTGGCTCGCCGACGGACTGGTCAGTCACAACTCGGGCGCGATTGAGCAAGACGCCGATATCGTGATGTTCATCTACCGCGACGAGTACTACAACAAGGAAACCGATCAGCAGGGCATCGCTGAGATCATCATCGGCAAGCAGCGCAACGGCCCGGTGGGCACGGTCAGGCTGCAATTTCACAGCGCACACGTTCGCTTCAACGATCTTGCGCCGGAGGGAACGTAA